A genome region from Manihot esculenta cultivar AM560-2 chromosome 5, M.esculenta_v8, whole genome shotgun sequence includes the following:
- the LOC110614809 gene encoding uncharacterized protein LOC110614809 isoform X1: MGRKPKFWLAEKLQKHESTEMEPESNNPSLEKVDVQLESKNPTTEKVEPQQASSSRTSLREKAKKIPPKVRRSGRLRAVMASENRDAETQDIERILEEITIIESEKEDEPADEKMPDPTLNRKNLDEKLDYVVELLEAQQKTMDSLNYGAIGKTFFNEGSGMGDITYKSLYLDSQKKVQALTEENRQLNRKLEYALGKIEVYENRNHVAPEVLEKLKDLFKDALWLSGLTRVTEATRNSSAPENGHDCNTSAKRKRLNKDKN, encoded by the exons CATGAGAGTACGGAAATGGAGCCTGAAAGCAATAATCCTTCCTTAGAGAAAGTAGATGTACAGCTTGAAAGCAAAAATCCTACCACGGAGAAGGTAGAGCCACaacaagcaagctcttccagaACATCTTTAAGAGAGAAAGCAAAGAAAATCCCTCCTAAAGTTAGGCGATCTGGACGTCTTCGTGCAGTTATGGCTTCAGAAAACCGAGACGCAGAAACACAAGACATTGAGCGAATTCTTGAAGAGATAACTATCATTGAAAGCGAGAAAGAAGATGAGCCTGCAGATGAGAAAATGCCAGATCCTACTTTGAATAGGAAAAATTTGGATGAAAAACTTGACTATGTTGTAGAACTTCTGGAGGCACAACAAAAAACCATGGATTCATTAAATTATGGA GCAATTGGCAAAACATTCTTTAATGAAGGCTCTGGTATGGGGGATATCACGTATAAAAGCTTGTATTTAGACTCCCAAAAGAAG GTTCAAGCTTTGACAGAGGAAAATCGTCAGCTTAATAGGAAATTGGAATATGCACTTGGAAAAATTGAAGTA TATGAGAATAGGAATCATGTGGCTCCTGAAGTGTTGGAGAAGTTGAAAGATTTATTCAAAGATGCACTATGGTTATCAGGTCTGACTCGAGTCACTGAAGCAACACGCAATTCTAGTGCACCTGAAAATGGTCATGATTGCAATACTTCTGCTAAGAGGAAGAGACTTAACAAAGACAAGAACTAA
- the LOC110614809 gene encoding uncharacterized protein LOC110614809 isoform X2: protein MGRKPKFWLAEKLQKHESTEMEPESNNPSLEKVDVQLESKNPTTEKVEPQQASSSRTSLREKAKKIPPKVRRSGRLRAVMASENRDAETQDIERILEEITIIESEKEDEPADEKMPDPTLNRKNLDEKLDYVVELLEAQQKTMDSLNYGAIGKTFFNEGSGMGDITYKSLYLDSQKKVQALTEENRQLNRKLEYALGKIEYENRNHVAPEVLEKLKDLFKDALWLSGLTRVTEATRNSSAPENGHDCNTSAKRKRLNKDKN from the exons CATGAGAGTACGGAAATGGAGCCTGAAAGCAATAATCCTTCCTTAGAGAAAGTAGATGTACAGCTTGAAAGCAAAAATCCTACCACGGAGAAGGTAGAGCCACaacaagcaagctcttccagaACATCTTTAAGAGAGAAAGCAAAGAAAATCCCTCCTAAAGTTAGGCGATCTGGACGTCTTCGTGCAGTTATGGCTTCAGAAAACCGAGACGCAGAAACACAAGACATTGAGCGAATTCTTGAAGAGATAACTATCATTGAAAGCGAGAAAGAAGATGAGCCTGCAGATGAGAAAATGCCAGATCCTACTTTGAATAGGAAAAATTTGGATGAAAAACTTGACTATGTTGTAGAACTTCTGGAGGCACAACAAAAAACCATGGATTCATTAAATTATGGA GCAATTGGCAAAACATTCTTTAATGAAGGCTCTGGTATGGGGGATATCACGTATAAAAGCTTGTATTTAGACTCCCAAAAGAAG GTTCAAGCTTTGACAGAGGAAAATCGTCAGCTTAATAGGAAATTGGAATATGCACTTGGAAAAATTGAA TATGAGAATAGGAATCATGTGGCTCCTGAAGTGTTGGAGAAGTTGAAAGATTTATTCAAAGATGCACTATGGTTATCAGGTCTGACTCGAGTCACTGAAGCAACACGCAATTCTAGTGCACCTGAAAATGGTCATGATTGCAATACTTCTGCTAAGAGGAAGAGACTTAACAAAGACAAGAACTAA
- the LOC110614808 gene encoding uncharacterized protein LOC110614808, translating into MAASLDSPSPSVHLNKESTSFMVSSPLFSPASDRRFWSALRSRIDTLLEHRQAKVSAGQDQLNLGPSSATRVSVGESDRAKRMKEDSLLLLRGFDSVSQTLSQLSNNLDNALQGARCLAEPPTLRQIFHSNLNNSETKQEGSKKEQNEEKEEEEGNNPEDQGNKGSKRKFDQTDSSLHQGNSSRKGNDQSPKDTKLKKAKNLAVSMATKAASLARELKSIKSELCFMQERCTLLEEENRRLRDGFSEGIRQEEDDLMRLQMEALFAEKSRLASENSNLIRENQCLHQLVEYHQLTSQDLSSSYEQLIHGMCLDFSSPSSSIKEEAENADNKEVPQTPRANIFAFDASLDECFHKERQ; encoded by the exons ATGGCTGCTTCACTTGACTCCCCATCTCCTTCAGTCCACCTCAACAAG GAGTCGACAAGCTTCATGGTCTCTTCACCTCTGTTCAGCCCTGCCTCGGACAGGCGTTTCTGGAGCGCTCTTCGAAGCCGGATCGATACGCTTCTTGAGCACCGCCAAGCCAAGGTTTCCGCAGGCCAAGATCAACTCAATCTTGGTCCATCTTCAGCCACCCGTGTG AGTGTAGGAGAATCTGATCGAGCCAAGAGAATGAAGGAGGACTCGTTGCTTTTGCTAAGAGGTTTTGACTCcgtctctcaaactctctctcaGCTCTCTAATAATCTGGACAACGCTCTTCAG GGAGCTAGATGTCTAGCAGAACCACCCACATTGAGGCAGATATTTCATAGCAATCTCAACAACTCAGAGACTAAACAAGAGGGTTCCAAAAAGGAacagaatgaagaaaaagaagaggaagaaggaaaTAACCCAGAGGATCaaggaaataaaggatcaaaaaGAAAGTTTGATCAAACTGATAGCTCATTGCATCAAGGAAATAGTTCACGCAAGGGAAATGATCAGAGCCCAAAAGATACGAAGCTAAAGAAAGCCAAAAAT TTGGCAGTTTCCATGGCCACGAAAGCAGCTTCACTCGCAAGAGAACTGAAGTCAATAAAATCTGAGTTATGTTTTATGCAAGAGAGATGTACTCTGCTCGAAGAAGAGAACAGGAGGCTTCGAGATGGATTCTCTGAAGGGATCAGACAAGAGGAAGATGATCTG ATGAGGCTTCAAATGGAGGCACTGTTTGCTGAAAAATCCAGATTAGCAAGTGAAAATTCAAATCTGATTAGGGAAAACCAATGCCTTCACCAACTGGTGGAGTATCACCAACTCACTTCTCAAGATCTCTCTTCATCTTATGAGCAACTCATCCATGGAATGTGCTTAGACTTTTCTTCTCCATCATCATCCATAAAGGAAGAGGCAGAAAATGCAGATAATAAGGAAGTTCCACAAACACCAAGAGCAAACATTTTTGCCTTCGATGCTTCTCTTGATGAGTGCTTTCACAAAGAACGGCAGTAG
- the LOC110615685 gene encoding chloroplast stem-loop binding protein of 41 kDa a, chloroplastic — protein sequence MATLAPSSSTLLFSNLPSNLSPPSLLSSPRISLSSSSSQSSPLSSFLSISPTSFTYPTFSRRISSSTFTVKASAAKKKALIVNTNSGGHAVIGFYFAKELLGSGHEVTIMTVGDQNSDKMKKPPFSRFSEIVSAGGRTVWGDPAEIGKAVEGATFDVVLDNNGKDLDAVRPVADWSKSAGVEQFLFISSAGIYVPTDEPPHVEGDAVKESAGHVGVEKYIAEIFSSWAVFRPQYMIGSGNNKDCEEWFFDRIVRKRPVPIPGSGMQLTNIAHVRDLSSMLTAAVENPETASNKIFNCVSDRAVTLDGMAKLCAQAAGLSVEIVHYDPKAVGVDAKKAFPFRNMHFYAEPRAAKDILGWRATTNLPEDLKERFDEYVKIGRDKKQMKFEIDDKILESLKVPVAA from the exons ATGGCTACTCTTGCTCCTTCCTCCTCCACTCTCCTCTTCTCTAATCTACCCTCCAACCTTTCTCCGCCCTCTCTTTTATCCTCTCCGCgcatctctctttcttcttcttcctctcaaTCCTCCCCTCTCTCTTCCTTTCTCTccatttctccaacttcctttACGTATCCCACATTTTCAAGGCGAATCTCTTCCTCAACCTTCACTGTCAAGGCTAGTGCCGCAAAGAAGAAAGCCCTTATAGTTAACACAAACAGCGGTGGTCATGCAGTTATTGGGTTCTATTTTGCGAAAGAGCTTCTGGGTTCTGGCCATGAGGTTACTATCATGACTGTAGGTGATCAGAATTCTGACAAAATGAAGAAGCCCCCATTCAGCAGATTCTCA GAAATTGTGAGTGCGGGAGGGCGGACGGTGTGGGGAGACCCAGCAGAAATTGGAAAAGCTGTGGAAGGAGCAACCTTTGATGTGGTGTTAGATAACAATGGCAAGGACCTTGATGCTGTGAGGCCTGTAGCGGACTGGTCCAAGAGCGCTGGGGTGGAGCAATTTCTGTTCATCAGCAGTGCTGGAATCTATGTACCGACTGATGAACCTCCTCACGTTGAAGGG GACGCTGTTAAAGAAAGTGCTGGTCATGTTGGAGTGGAAAAATACATTGCAGAGATTTTCAGTAGTTGGGCCGTGTTCCGCCCACAATACATGATTGGTTCGGGAAACAATAAAGATTGTGAGGAGTGGTTTTTCGATC GAATTGTCCGGAAAAGGCCTGTGCCTATCCCTGGATCCGGGATGCAACTAACTAATATTGCTCATGTTAGAGACTTATCCTCTATGCTTACAGCAGCTGTTGAGAATCCagaaacagcaagtaataaaatattcaattgcGTAAGCGACCGTGCTGTGACTCTGGATGGAATGGCCAAACTTTGTGCACAAGCTGCAGGACTATCAGTTGAAATCGTGCATTATGATCCAAAAGCTGTTGGAGTTGATGCAAAGAAAGCTTTTCCTTTCCGAAACATG CATTTCTATGCAGAACCAAGAGCTGCCAAGGACATACTGGGATGGCGTGCTACTACAAATCTTCCTGAGGACTTGAAAGAACGATTTGATGAGTATGTAAAGATTGGGAGAGACAAGAAGCAAATGAAGTTCGAGATAGATGATAAAATACTTGAATCCCTCAAAGTTCCAGTAGCAGCGTGA
- the LOC110615684 gene encoding RAN GTPase-activating protein 1: protein MDSTTQSFQHRTLHVKLWPPTQSTRLMLVERMTKNLITPSIISRKYGILSKEEAEEDARQIEESAFAAADQHHQKEPDGDGSSAVQVYAKESSKLMLEVLKRGPRMKEDGEAAVAEISAAAHADLFDLSGGRRAFISAEEANDLLKPLKEPGNTYTKICFSNRSFGLDAAGVAEPILSSIKDQLTEVDLSDFVAGRPEPEALQVMNIFSSALEGCNLRYLNLSNNALGEKGVRAFGALLRSQNNLEELYLINDGISEEAARAVCELIPSTEKLKVLQFHNNMTGDEGAVAIAEIVKRSAMLEDFRCSSTRIGSEGGVVLAEALGTCSHMRKLDLRDNMFGVEAGVALSKSLVAFADLTEVYLSYLNLEDDGAEALANALKESAPSLEVLEMAGNDITAKGASSLAACIAAKQFLSKLNLSENELKDEGAILIAKAIESGHGQLSEVDLSTNSIRRAGARLLGQAVVLKPGFKLLNINGNFISDEGIDELKDIFKNLPGVLGPLDDNDPEGEDLDEEAKEEDADNEDDLESKLKGLEIKHDEQ from the coding sequence ATGGATTCTACAACACAATCTTTCCAACACCGAACACTTCATGTCAAATTGTGGCCTCCTACTCAGAGTACTAGGCTAATGCTTGTGGAGCGGATGACGAAAAATCTTATCACTCCATCTATTATTTCCAGAAAGTATGGCATATTGAGTAAAGAAGAGGCTGAGGAGGATGCCAGGCAAATTGAAGAGTCGGCATTTGCTGCTGCAGACCAACACCATCAGAAGGAGCCCGATGGTGATGGAAGTTCAGCAGTGCAGGTTTATGCCAAAGAATCCAGTAAGCTCATGCTGGAAGTTCTTAAAAGGGGCCCTAGAATGAAAGAGGATGGAGAGGCAGCAGTAGCTGAGATATCTGCAGCTGCACATGCTGATTTATTTGATTTATCTGGTGGTCGACGGGCATTTATCAGTGCAGAGGAGGCTAATGATCTTTTAAAACCACTTAAGGAGCCAGGAAATACATATACTAAGATCTGTTTCAGCAATAGAAGTTTTGGCTTGGATGCTGCTGGTGTTGCAGAGCCAATCTTGTCATCAATAAAGGATCAATTGACAGAAGTAGACTTATCTGACTTTGTTGCAGGAAGACCAGAGCCGGAAGCTCTTCAAGTCATGAATATATTTTCTTCAGCCCTGGAGGGTTGCAACTTGAGGTATCTGAACCTTTCAAACAATGCCTTGGGGGAAAAGGGTGTAAGGGCTTTTGGAGCACTTCTCAGATCACAGAATAACTTGGAGGAGCTTTATCTGATAAATGATGGTATCTCAGAGGAAGCTGCTCGGGCTGTCTGTGAGCTAATCCCTTCCACTGAGAAGCTCAAGGTCCTTCAGTTTCACAATAACATGACAGGTGATGAAGGGGCAGTTGCTATAGCTGAGATTGTGAAACGATCTGCTATGCTGGAGGATTTTCGATGTTCTTCAACAAGGATAGGCTCAGAGGGCGGTGTCGTACTAGCTGAAGCCCTTGGAACATGTAGTCATATGCGGAAGCTTGATCTGCGTGACAATATGTTTGGAGTGGAAGCTGGAGTTGCGTTGAGCAAGTCTCTTGTTGCATTTGCAGATCTTACTGAGGTTTACCTTAGTTATCTAAACTTGGAGGATGATGGGGCTGAAGCACTTGCCAATGCTCTAAAGGAGTCTGCACCTTCACTTGAAGTTCTTGAAATGGCTGGTAATGACATTACTGCTAAAGGAGCTTCTTCTTTGGCAGCTTGTATTGCAGCAAAACAGTTTCTCAGCAAGTTAAACCTTTCTGAGAATGAATTGAAGGATGAAGGTGCTATTTTGATTGCCAAGGCAATAGAGAGTGGTCATGGCCAGTTAAGTGAAGTTGATTTGAGCACTAACTCAATCAGAAGGGCTGGGGCAAGGCTTTTGGGACAGGCTGTTGTTCTTAAGCCTGGATTTAAGTTGCTAAATATTAATGGTAATTTTATATCTGATGAAGGGATTGATGAATTGAAGGATATATTCAAGAATTTGCCTGGTGTGCTTGGGCCTTTGGATGATAATGATCCAGAAGGTGAAGATCTTGATGAGGaggcaaaagaagaagatgcaGACAATGAAGATGATTTGGAATCAAAACTCAAGGGGCTTGAGATCAAGCATGATGAGCAGTAG
- the LOC110614259 gene encoding cyclin-P3-1 has product METLTHIDSDVYLSLGLKVKELGKGVLGTPRVLTLLSSMLERSVQKNETLLETTRVKDAITEFDGLRAPTVSIRQYLDRIFKYSGCSPSCFVVAHIYVDRFIQSTDVCLTSLNVHRLLITSVMVAAKFIDDAFFNNAYYAKVGGVSTAELNRLERKFLFSVDFRLHVNVNTFGRYCSQLEKETAEGLQIERPIQACRIKESWTNKDDSTACAPTIAR; this is encoded by the exons ATGGAAACATTGACACATATAGACTCGGATGTATACCTAAGTTTGGGGCTTAAGGTCAAGGAATTGggaaaaggagttttgggaactCCACGGGTTTTAACCCTTCTTTCTTCTATGCTTGAAAGATCTGTTCAGAAAAATGAGACTCTACTGGAGACTACGCGGGTCAAAGATGCCATTACAGAATTTGATGGTCTAAGAGCACCCACCGTAAGTATTCGGCAGTATCTTGATCGCATATTCAAGTACTCTGGCTGTAGCCCATCCTGCTTCGTTGTGGCGCACATTTATGTGGATAGATTTATCCAAAGCACGGATGTTTGTTTAACTTCCCTTAATGTTCACCGGCTTCTTATCACAAGTGTCATGGTAGCTGCAAAGTTCATCGATGATGC ATTCTTCAACAATGCATACTATGCTAAAGTGGGAGGAGTAAGCACAGCAGAATTGAACAGATTGGAGAGGAAGTTTTTGTTTAGCGTAGATTTCAGGCTTCATGTAAATGTCAACACATTCGGTAGATACTGTTCTCAGTTGGAAAAGGAAACTGCTGAAGGTCTTCAGATCGAACGACCAATCCAAGCTTGCAGAATCAAAGAAAGTTGGACTAACAAAGATGATTCAACCGCTTGTGCTCCCACAATTGCTAGATGA